The window GCGGCCTTGCCGGGCGTGGATGTTCTGTTTTTGGGCCCCACCGATACCTCTGCCGCTCTGGGTCATATCGGTCAGATTGAGCATCCGGAGGTTCAGGCTTTCCTGGCGGACTTTCCCCGCCGGGTGGCTCCATCGGGAAAGGCCGCCGGGATCACGCTGCAATCCCTGGAGGAGTGCCGGAGGGCTCATGAACAGGGTTATCGGTTTATCTCTTGCGGCAACGTCGTGCTCAGCGGCAAGGCGGCTCTAGCCTCGGATCTGGGCCGGTTGAGAGCCATGGAATCTTCCAAACGCGACGATTGATGGACAGAGAGCCTGCCAGAGGCAGCCGGCGATCAAGGAGGCCCGCGCTACCGGGTGAATGATGTCCAAGACCGCTTTCATGCGCTACCGGAAGGATGCCAGGGTCCACTATGGAATCCTGGAAGGAGATCGTCTCCGCCAACTGGAAGGCAACCCCCTGCATACCCGTCAGACGACCGGGACTGTTCACCGGCTCTCCGAGGTCCGCACCCTGGTTCCCTGCGAACCGTGCCAGATCCTGGCTGTGGGCCGAAACTACCGGAGCCACCTCAAGGGAAGACCGGCGCCCTCCCGCCCGGAAATCTTCTACAAGCCCTTCAATTCTCTGCAAAATCCGGACTCTCCCATCGTTATTCCGGCCGAAGCTAATGAGGTTCACCTTGAAGGCGAGCTGGTTGTGGTGATTGGACGGACCGCACGAAACGTCTCACCCGAGCAGGCGGAATCGTTTATCTTCGCTCTGACCTGCGGCAACGATGTCAGTGCCCGAGGGTGGCAGCGGGGTCCCGACCAGGACCTGCAGTGGTGGCGCGCCAAGGGGTGCGATACCTTTGGTCCCGTCGGACCGGTAATGGTTCAGGGGCTGGATCACCGAAATCTGCAACTGCAGACCCGTCTCAACGGCCAGGTGGTTCAGCAACAGTCTACGGCCGATCTCATGTTCGACTGTGCCACCGTGGTCAGCTACATCAGCCGTTATCTCACCCTCAGCCCGGGAGACCTGATATTCACAGGCACTCCGGGAGCTACCGACTGGCTCAAACCCGGCGATGTCGTCGAAGTTGAAATCGAGGGCATCGGGGTGTTGAGCAATCCGGTCGAGGCCGGCTGATATGTTCCGGAAGACTTCAACGCCGCCCCGTGCGTGCAGCCTCTTCCCTCCCCTTTGCCGCCTTCATTGACTTCATGGAGATTACCTACGGCTACAGATCCTATCGGACAGACCGCGGGAGTTCCCTGACCATTGGCAATTTCGACGGTTTCCACCTGGGTCACCAGCGCATCCTGGACACCCTGGTGGATGCATCCCGGGCCTCGGGAACGCGGTCGGTCCTGCTCAGCTTCCAGCCCCACCCCTTGCAACTGCTGGCGCCGGACAACGCCCCCCGGGCAATCACTCCCCCGGAGGAAAAGACTCGACTCCTGGGCGCCAGTCGGCTGGAGGTGCTTGCCGTTCTGGACTTTGACCGGGCCCTGTCCCGAATGACCGCTGAGGAGTTCGTGCGGGAGATCGTGGTGGGGGTATTCCGGGCGCGGGAGGTTTTCGTCGGGAGCGATTTCGCCTTCGGATACCGTCGTACCGGCGACGTTGCCTTGCTTCAAGAGCTTGGCCGGAGACTCGACTTTCAGGTCCGCATCTGCCCTCAAGTGGTAGTCCGCGGGTCCAGGGTGAGCAGCACGCGAATACGCGAGTTGATCGGTGCCGGGCGCATCAGCAGCGCCAACCGCCTGCTCGGGAGGTTTTTCAGCCTGAAGGGGAAGGTCGTGTCCGGGCGAGGTCTGGGACGAGAATCCCTGTTCCCCACCTTGAACCTGCGCCCTGGCGACGAGTTGATCCCTCGACCCGGGGTCTATGTCACCCAGGCCACATTCACTCATCAGACCCATCCCGCCGTAACCAACGTCGGCTGGCGCCCCACGGTCGCCGGGAAGGATCTCACCGTGGAAACCCACCTTATCGACACCAGCCTGGACAGCCCCCCGGACGATCTCGGCCTGGCCTTCTTGCACCGATTGAGAGACGAAGAAAGGTTCGGGTCGCTGCAGCA of the Acidobacteriota bacterium genome contains:
- a CDS encoding bifunctional riboflavin kinase/FAD synthetase, with the translated sequence MRAASSLPFAAFIDFMEITYGYRSYRTDRGSSLTIGNFDGFHLGHQRILDTLVDASRASGTRSVLLSFQPHPLQLLAPDNAPRAITPPEEKTRLLGASRLEVLAVLDFDRALSRMTAEEFVREIVVGVFRAREVFVGSDFAFGYRRTGDVALLQELGRRLDFQVRICPQVVVRGSRVSSTRIRELIGAGRISSANRLLGRFFSLKGKVVSGRGLGRESLFPTLNLRPGDELIPRPGVYVTQATFTHQTHPAVTNVGWRPTVAGKDLTVETHLIDTSLDSPPDDLGLAFLHRLRDEERFGSLQQLRGQIARDCQRTRRFFRLFKRLGRPLAPAG
- a CDS encoding fumarylacetoacetate hydrolase family protein, whose protein sequence is MSKTAFMRYRKDARVHYGILEGDRLRQLEGNPLHTRQTTGTVHRLSEVRTLVPCEPCQILAVGRNYRSHLKGRPAPSRPEIFYKPFNSLQNPDSPIVIPAEANEVHLEGELVVVIGRTARNVSPEQAESFIFALTCGNDVSARGWQRGPDQDLQWWRAKGCDTFGPVGPVMVQGLDHRNLQLQTRLNGQVVQQQSTADLMFDCATVVSYISRYLTLSPGDLIFTGTPGATDWLKPGDVVEVEIEGIGVLSNPVEAG